The Archangium primigenium genomic interval TCGAGCGCATCGCGCGCGTCTCGCCCTTGTTCGGGTCGTACAGCCGCGTCTGCTGGTCCACCTTCCCGCCCGATTCGATCAGATCCACCTGGCGGGAGATCTCGTAGTCGATCGCCTGCTTCACGAACCGGAACGAGTTGATGTTCTTGAGCTCCACGCGCTGGCCGTACACGGTGGCGCCCTTGCGCATCACCGACACGTTGGCGTCACAGCGAAACGAGCCCTCCTCCAGGTTGCCGTCGTTCACGCCCAGGTAGACGAGCACGTCCCGCAGGGACTTGAGGTAGTCCACCGCCTCGTCCGAGGTGCGCAGATCCGGCTCGCTCACGATCTCCAGGAGCGGCACGCCCGCGCGGTTCAAGTCCACCAGGGACTCGCTCGCCGAGGCGTCGTGCACGCTCTTGCCCGCGTCCTCCTCCATGTGGATGCGGCGCACGCGGATGCGCCGCTCGCCCTCGGGGGTGTCCAGCGCGAGGTGGCCCCACTCGCAGATGGGCTGATCGTACTGGGTGATCTGATAGCCCTTGGGCATGTCCGGATAGAAGTAGTTCTTCCGGCTCCACACGCTCGTCTTCTTCACCGTGCAGCCCAGCGCCAGGCCCACGCGGATGGCGTACTCCACCACGCGCTGGTTGAGCACCGGCAGCACCCCGGGCATCCCCAGACACACCGGGCAGGTGTGGTGGTTGGGCGCCGCGCCGAACGCGGTGGCGCAGCCACAGAAGAGCTTCGTGTGGGTCAGCATCTGGGCGTGGACCTCGAGCCCGATGACCGGCTGGAAATCGCTCAGCGACATGGCGTCTCCGTGTCTCTTCCCGTGGGTCTCACAGGGGCGCCAGGCGGCGCGTGAAGTCGTGCTCCCGCTCGAACGCCCGGCCGATGCGCAAGAGCCGCGCCTCGTCGAACGGCCGACCCATGAGCTGCAAGCCCACCGGCAGCCCCTCCCGGGTAAAGCCACAGGGCAGGGACAGCCCGGGCAGCCCCGCCAGGTTGCACGGCAGCGTGCACACGTCCATGAGGTACATGGACAGCGGGTCCTCCACCTTCTCGCCCAGCTTGAAGGCCGGCACGGGCGAGGTGGGCGTCACGATGGCGTCCACCTGGGTGAAGGCGCGCGTGAAGTCCTCGCGGATGAGCGTGCGCACCTTCTGGGCCCGGAGGTAGTAGGCGTCGTAGTAGCCCGCCGACAGCGCGTACGTGCCCAGCATGATGCGGCGCTTGACCTCGGGCCCGAAGCCCTGGTCCCGCGTCTGGCCGTACATGTCCTTGAGCCCCTTGCCCTCGCGCGCCCGGAAGCCGTAGCGCACGCCGTCATAGCGGGCCAGGTTGCTCGAGGCCTCCGCCGGGGCCAGGAGGTAGTACGTCGCCAGCGCGTACTTCGTGTGCGGCAGGGACACGTCCACCAGCGTGGCCCCGAGCTTCTCGTAGGCCGCGAGCGCCGCGCGCACCGCCGCCTCCACCTGGGGGTCCATGCCCTCGACGAAGTACTCGCGCGGCACGCCCAGCTTGAGCCCCGCCACGCCCGCCTCCAGGTCCGCCCGGTAGTCCGGCACCTCCACCGCCGCGGAGGTGGAGTCGAGCGGATCATGCCGCGCGAGCACCTGCAGCAGCGCCGCCACGTCGCCCACCGTGCGCCCCATGGGGCCCGGCGCATCCAGCGACGAGGCGTAGGCGATGACGCCCTGGCGCGACACGCGCCCGTAGGTGGGCTTGAGCCCCACCGTGTTGGTGAGCGCCGCGGGCTGGCGGATGGAGCCGCCCGTGTCCGTGCCCAGGGTGCCGAACACCTCGCGCGCCGCCAGCGCCGCCGCCGAGCCCCCCGAGGAGCCGCCCGGCGTGCGCGTCAAATCCCACGGGTTGTGGCACGCCCCGAAGGCGCTCGATTCGTTGGACGAGCCCATGGCGAACTCGTCCTGGTTGAGCTTGCCCACGATGGGCATGCCCGCCTGCTTGAGCAGGGTCACCGCCGTGGCGTCGTAGGGTGGCACGAAGCCCTGGAGCACCCGCGAGGCACACGTGGTCTCCACGCCCTCGGTGAGGAAGATGTCCTTGACGGCCACGGGCACGCCATCCAGCGGGCCCAGGCGCGTGCCCGTGGCGCGGCGCGCGTCGCTCGCCTCGGCGGCCGCCAGCGCCCCGCGCTCGTCCAGACGCAGGAAGGCCTTCACCTTCCCGTCCACCTGGGCGATGCGCGCCAGGCACGCCCGCGTCGCCTCCACGGCGCTCGTCTGTCCCGAGGCGAGCTTCTCCGCCAGCTCCAACAGGGTGAGGTCGGTCAACGACATGGCGTCACTCCAGGATCTTCGGGACGGCGAAGCTGGTGCCGCCCCGCGCCGGGGCATTGGCCAGGGCGCGCTCCGGCGTGAGCGACGGCCGGGGCGTGTCCTCGCGCAGGAGCGCCGCGGCGAGCGAGGCATGCGAGGTGGGCTCCACGCCCTCCACGTCCAGCTCCTCCAGTTGCGCCACCGCGTCGAGCACGGCCGACAGCTGCACGGCGTAGCGCTCCTCTTCCGAGGCGGACAGCGACAGGCGGGCCAGACCGGCCACGTGACGGACCTGCTCGACGGAGAGCTTCATGACTACTTGTTCTTGAAGAGGTTGAGCACCGCGCCCATCCACTTGCCGTCGTTCTCGTGCTTCATCTGCTTCTGCAGCACCTCGAGCTCGCCGGCGTCCAGGAAGATGCCGTGGCAGTTGAAGCAGGTGTCGATCTCCACGTCGGCGCGCACGACGGGCTGCAGGTCCAGGCCGCACTTGGGGCACTTCATGTAGTGCAGGGCCTTGAGCTCCTCGCGCTGCTGGATCTGCAGCCGCTGGGCCTGCTCGAAGGCGAGCTTGCGCTTCTTCTCGATCTCCTCGTGCTGGAAGTACGCCTCTTCGGGGGTGGACGGCTTCTCGATGTGAGACATGAGGGCTGGCTCCAGGTGCGACGCGACGGTATGAGGGCAAGATACATGCTCCGCTCCCGGGCGGCGCCCCAAAGTGGTGGGCGCGGCTCCCTGGACGACCCGCCGGAAAATTGACCGGCCCCCTGCCCTCCCTACACTCCGCCCGACGGCTGCTACAGGCCGCTACTGGGGAGTGAGAGCAAGTCATGGCGGAACGGACGGCCAGGGCGGAGAAGACGGCCAGGGCGGAGAAGACGGTCCTGTCTCGGCAGGACATCGCCTCGAGGCGCAAGGCCATCGCGGAGAAGAAGGCCAAGCGGGGCCTGGGCGAGGAGGAGGCCGGACCGGGGCGCAAGGCGCTCATCGGCCTGGTGCTCCTGGCGGCCTCGGTGCTGTCGCTGGTGTCGGTGGCCACCTACAACATGAAGGACCGGCGCGGCCCCGGCTTCCAGAACGCGGTGGGCCCCATGGGGCACCTCATCGCGGAGAACCTGCGCGGCCTGCTCGGCGTGTGGGCCTACCTGCTGCCCCTGTGCGGCTTCTACGCCGCCATGGTCGTGTTCGTGGGCAGCCGCGAGCGCCGGCGCTGGCCCCAGCTCGTCGCCTTCGTGCTGCTCACCCTGAGCGGCGCCGTGCTCGCCCAGCTCTTCCTCGGCAACCAGCCCGGGCAGGCCCATCCCCCCGGGGGCCTCATCGGCTCCAGCCTGGGCGGCGTGCTCGTGGGCCTGTTCTCCACGGTGGGCACCATCATCCTGGTGACCACGGTGTGCGCCGCGGCGCTCATCGTCGGCACCCAGTACACCTTCCTCAAGCTGTGCTCGCTCGCGTGGCAGGGGGCGAGCGTGATCGCCCAGCGCGTGGAGGCCAGCGCGCTCGCCTTCTGGGAACAGCAGAAGCAGGCCTACCAGGAGCGCAAGGAGCAGTCCGCCAAGGATCAGGAGGAGGAGGACGCCTTCCTCGCGCAGCTGGAGGCCGAGGAGGCCGAGCTCGACGAGGCCGAGCAGCTCATCGCCGAGGCGGAGGAGGCCGAGGCCGAGGCCATGGCCGAGGAGTCCCTGCGCCTGTCCCGCCAGGAGGAGAAGGAGCGGCTGCTCCAAGCGAAGAAGGCCGCCAAGGACGCCAAGGACGCGGCGCGCGAGGCCCGGAAGAACCCGGAGCTGCCCGCCTCCACCCCCGTCATCGTCACCCCGCCCGCCGCCCCCGCGCGGCCCAC includes:
- the gatB gene encoding Asp-tRNA(Asn)/Glu-tRNA(Gln) amidotransferase subunit GatB; the protein is MSLSDFQPVIGLEVHAQMLTHTKLFCGCATAFGAAPNHHTCPVCLGMPGVLPVLNQRVVEYAIRVGLALGCTVKKTSVWSRKNYFYPDMPKGYQITQYDQPICEWGHLALDTPEGERRIRVRRIHMEEDAGKSVHDASASESLVDLNRAGVPLLEIVSEPDLRTSDEAVDYLKSLRDVLVYLGVNDGNLEEGSFRCDANVSVMRKGATVYGQRVELKNINSFRFVKQAIDYEISRQVDLIESGGKVDQQTRLYDPNKGETRAMRSKEDAHDYRYFPEPDLPPLHLTDAQLDEAGRSLPELPRAKVSRFMSQYGLPAYDARILCAERPLADYFEAVAQHHADAKRVSNWFLGELLRLLKEEGGSVTTLRFSTVQFGRLLGAVEKGTLSFNAGKDVFGEMFRTGREPEAIIEEKGLAQVSDTGAIEAVVDDVLAQNADTAEKYRAGKKQMFGFFVGQVMKAMKGKGNPVLVNELLKKKLGD
- the gatA gene encoding Asp-tRNA(Asn)/Glu-tRNA(Gln) amidotransferase subunit GatA, which gives rise to MSLTDLTLLELAEKLASGQTSAVEATRACLARIAQVDGKVKAFLRLDERGALAAAEASDARRATGTRLGPLDGVPVAVKDIFLTEGVETTCASRVLQGFVPPYDATAVTLLKQAGMPIVGKLNQDEFAMGSSNESSAFGACHNPWDLTRTPGGSSGGSAAALAAREVFGTLGTDTGGSIRQPAALTNTVGLKPTYGRVSRQGVIAYASSLDAPGPMGRTVGDVAALLQVLARHDPLDSTSAAVEVPDYRADLEAGVAGLKLGVPREYFVEGMDPQVEAAVRAALAAYEKLGATLVDVSLPHTKYALATYYLLAPAEASSNLARYDGVRYGFRAREGKGLKDMYGQTRDQGFGPEVKRRIMLGTYALSAGYYDAYYLRAQKVRTLIREDFTRAFTQVDAIVTPTSPVPAFKLGEKVEDPLSMYLMDVCTLPCNLAGLPGLSLPCGFTREGLPVGLQLMGRPFDEARLLRIGRAFEREHDFTRRLAPL
- the gatC gene encoding Asp-tRNA(Asn)/Glu-tRNA(Gln) amidotransferase subunit GatC; protein product: MKLSVEQVRHVAGLARLSLSASEEERYAVQLSAVLDAVAQLEELDVEGVEPTSHASLAAALLREDTPRPSLTPERALANAPARGGTSFAVPKILE
- a CDS encoding zf-TFIIB domain-containing protein, producing the protein MSHIEKPSTPEEAYFQHEEIEKKRKLAFEQAQRLQIQQREELKALHYMKCPKCGLDLQPVVRADVEIDTCFNCHGIFLDAGELEVLQKQMKHENDGKWMGAVLNLFKNK